From Bradyrhizobium sp. NDS-1, the proteins below share one genomic window:
- a CDS encoding transporter: MTHNAAPARRLSGALAAAALALLSPQVALADENGISFWLPGQFGSLAAVPMMPGWSLGTVYYHTSVGGSGGVAASRQISTGRLPATVNVSLNASLNAQADLLILAPSYTFGTPVLGGQLAVGLTGTFARSAVGIDGTLTTNVGPFGSTRTGSLSDTLVSVGDLYPVMSLKWHNGVHNWMTYATGDIPVGDYQSTRLANTGLGHGAIDAGGGYTYLDLATGQEFSGVAGFTYNFKNPDTQYQSGIDFHFDWGVSKFLSKHAFVGFVGYAYQQITDDSGQHPILGPFRSRVLGIGPQFGYLFPVGDMQGYLNVKAYGEFDAANRPSGWNTWLTFSISPAPPASTVTSTKHHVRK, encoded by the coding sequence ATGACGCACAATGCTGCACCCGCGCGTCGGCTGAGTGGCGCTCTCGCTGCCGCCGCGCTTGCTTTGCTTTCTCCGCAGGTGGCCCTCGCCGACGAAAACGGCATCTCGTTCTGGCTTCCGGGCCAGTTTGGCAGCCTGGCGGCCGTGCCGATGATGCCAGGGTGGTCGCTCGGCACCGTCTATTATCATACCTCCGTCGGCGGCTCCGGCGGGGTCGCCGCGTCGCGGCAGATCTCGACCGGCAGACTTCCGGCGACGGTCAATGTCAGCCTGAACGCCAGCCTCAACGCACAAGCCGATCTCCTGATCCTGGCGCCGAGCTATACGTTCGGCACGCCGGTGCTGGGCGGACAATTGGCCGTGGGTCTCACCGGCACATTCGCGCGGAGCGCCGTCGGAATCGACGGAACGCTGACCACCAACGTCGGCCCGTTCGGCTCGACTCGAACCGGCAGTCTCTCCGACACGCTAGTGTCCGTCGGCGATCTCTATCCGGTGATGTCGCTGAAGTGGCACAACGGCGTTCACAACTGGATGACGTATGCGACTGGCGACATTCCCGTCGGAGATTATCAATCGACCCGTCTGGCCAACACCGGCCTCGGTCATGGCGCCATCGATGCCGGCGGCGGATACACCTATCTCGATCTCGCGACCGGGCAGGAATTCTCCGGTGTTGCCGGGTTCACCTACAATTTCAAGAACCCTGACACCCAGTACCAGAGCGGAATCGATTTTCATTTCGACTGGGGCGTGTCCAAGTTTCTCTCCAAGCACGCGTTCGTGGGCTTCGTTGGATATGCTTATCAGCAGATCACCGACGATTCCGGTCAGCACCCCATTCTCGGCCCATTCCGCTCGCGCGTCCTGGGCATCGGCCCGCAATTCGGCTACCTGTTTCCCGTCGGAGACATGCAGGGCTATTTGAACGTGAAAGCTTATGGAGAGTTCGACGCGGCAAATCGGCCGTCCGGCTGGAACACCTGGCTGACGTTCTCCATCTCGCCCGCGCCGCCAGCGAGCACGGTGACGTCGACCAAGCATCACGTGCGGAAGTAA
- a CDS encoding arylsulfatase, with translation MRRMTTAVTALSLIVLLPIPANAQQVAPPAVVLPTDRTVLPIPEPSYPHSTVFDARNATPPPRFEVKAPVGAPNVLIVLIDDMGFGQSGAFGGPIRMPTVEKLANEGLRYNEFHTTALCSPTRSALLSGRNHHMNNFGSIAETATTFPGQTGQRPNSVATIAEMLRLNGYSTAHFGKNHETAAWEVSPSGPTDRWPTRQGFDKFYGFMGGETNQWAPLIYDGMTQVEPSKDPNYNFMTDMTNKAIDWMQYQKSLTPDKPFFMYFAPGATHAPHHVPKEWIAKYKGKFDQGWDKLREETLARQIKLGVVPSGTKLAPKPEAIKDWAALSPDERKLFARQMEVFAGFGEYADTEIGRLVDAVKATGQLDNTLVFYIVGDNGASAEGGMNGLFNEMTYFNSVQESVQDILKHYDELGSPMTYSHYAAGWAVAGDTPFTWTKQVASSYGGTRNGMVVHWPKGIAAKGEVRSQWHHVIDIVPTILEATKIPEPKSVNGTPQAPIEGVSMAYSFGNAGAASRHTTQYFEIFGNRAIYSDGWLAGTIHRAAWETTNRRPLEQDIWELYDTRSDFSLTNDLAAKNPDKLKELQDLFLKEAVKWRAAPR, from the coding sequence ATGAGACGTATGACGACGGCGGTCACCGCGCTGTCCTTGATCGTGCTGCTGCCCATTCCGGCGAATGCCCAGCAGGTTGCCCCACCCGCGGTCGTGCTTCCGACCGATCGCACAGTGCTGCCGATTCCCGAGCCGTCATATCCGCACAGCACCGTCTTCGACGCCCGCAATGCAACGCCGCCGCCACGCTTCGAGGTCAAGGCACCTGTCGGTGCACCCAACGTGCTCATTGTGCTGATCGACGACATGGGCTTCGGCCAGTCCGGCGCCTTCGGCGGTCCGATCCGCATGCCGACGGTGGAGAAGCTGGCGAATGAAGGGCTGCGCTACAACGAATTCCATACCACGGCGCTCTGTTCGCCGACTCGCTCTGCGCTGTTGAGCGGCCGCAACCATCACATGAACAACTTTGGATCGATCGCGGAAACCGCGACGACCTTTCCGGGGCAGACCGGACAGCGCCCCAACAGCGTTGCCACGATCGCGGAGATGCTGAGACTGAACGGCTACAGCACCGCCCATTTCGGCAAGAACCACGAGACGGCGGCATGGGAGGTGAGTCCCTCCGGGCCAACCGATCGCTGGCCGACCCGCCAGGGCTTCGACAAGTTCTACGGCTTCATGGGCGGCGAGACCAACCAATGGGCTCCCCTCATCTATGACGGCATGACGCAGGTCGAGCCGTCGAAGGATCCCAACTACAACTTCATGACGGACATGACCAACAAGGCGATCGACTGGATGCAATACCAGAAGTCGCTGACGCCCGATAAGCCGTTCTTCATGTACTTCGCGCCGGGCGCTACCCATGCGCCGCACCACGTGCCGAAAGAATGGATCGCGAAGTACAAGGGCAAGTTCGATCAGGGCTGGGACAAGCTGCGTGAGGAGACGCTGGCCCGCCAGATCAAGCTCGGTGTGGTGCCGTCGGGGACGAAGCTCGCGCCCAAGCCGGAAGCCATCAAGGATTGGGCCGCGCTGAGCCCTGACGAAAGGAAGCTGTTCGCTCGCCAGATGGAGGTGTTCGCCGGCTTTGGCGAATACGCCGACACCGAGATCGGCCGCCTCGTCGACGCCGTCAAAGCGACGGGTCAACTCGACAACACCCTGGTCTTCTACATCGTCGGCGACAATGGCGCGAGTGCAGAAGGCGGCATGAACGGGCTGTTCAACGAGATGACCTATTTCAACAGCGTGCAGGAGAGCGTTCAGGACATTCTCAAGCACTACGATGAACTGGGCAGCCCGATGACGTATAGTCACTATGCTGCCGGTTGGGCCGTCGCTGGCGACACGCCCTTCACGTGGACCAAGCAGGTAGCTTCGAGCTATGGCGGCACCCGCAACGGCATGGTCGTTCACTGGCCCAAGGGCATTGCGGCGAAGGGTGAAGTACGCTCGCAGTGGCATCACGTCATCGATATCGTGCCGACGATCCTCGAAGCCACGAAGATTCCCGAACCGAAGAGCGTGAATGGAACGCCGCAAGCCCCGATCGAGGGTGTGAGCATGGCTTACAGTTTTGGCAACGCCGGCGCTGCGAGCCGGCATACCACCCAGTACTTCGAGATATTCGGCAACCGCGCAATTTACAGCGACGGCTGGCTGGCCGGCACGATTCACCGTGCAGCGTGGGAAACGACGAACCGCAGGCCGCTTGAGCAGGATATCTGGGAGCTGTACGACACGCGATCGGACTTCAGCCTGACGAACGATCTGGCAGCAAAGAATCCGGACAAGCTGAAAGAGCTTCAGGATCTCTTCCTCAAGGAAGCCGTCAAATGGCGGGCCGCACCTCGTTGA
- a CDS encoding tetratricopeptide repeat protein: MLAVAAAVLVIGLAVHLLGGGPAWDAQSPSTAAYVGSDACAGCHQAEAQSWAASQHKAAMQHANDKTVLGNFNDASFEYYGVRSRFFRRAGKFLVETDGADGSLSEFEVKYTFGLDPLQQYLVAFPDGRVQALPIAWDGRPQDKGGQRWFHLSPNEAIKHDDILHWTKLNQNWNFMCAECHSTGLRKNYDAARDRFSTTWAEISVGCEACHGQGSRHAAWAREQQSWWPFGKQQDAAKGLLVRFDERHRIWPIDPQTGNARRSAEPAMLRKEVETCGLCHARRGAFDENWVPGQWLSQTHVVEPLARNTYHADGQIRDVEEPYNYTPFKQGKMFAAGVTCSDCHEPHSAKLRLPGEGVCLQCHASDKYAGVTHRQHADVEPSPTCISCHMPVRTYMVIDTRHDHTFRVPRPDLSVTLGAPNACNDCHRDKSPQWSAAAVERWFGPLRKGFQNYGTAFHAARTDQTDATALLAVLAADRKAPAVARASALDELASRVTSANIATVRVALADPDPMVRIGALDMLGNVPVDRVWSLVSPLLSDPVRGVRIRAVSLLAGVPSASQPQPDRARFDQAAAEFVAAQRANAERPEARTALGDFLARRGEMQEAEAEYRAALRLSPQYATAAINLADLDRQRGRDGNGESVLRAALASSPRDAALHHALGLTLTRLKRSEDALNELRRATELEPDGPRYAYVYAVALHSGDRREEALNVLKEALRRHPNDLDILQALVSFNRMAGDMASALKYAEQLATFRPADQGLTTLIQELRRAVRPRAQ; this comes from the coding sequence ATGCTGGCAGTGGCGGCGGCTGTCCTCGTCATAGGCCTCGCCGTTCATCTACTTGGCGGCGGCCCGGCTTGGGATGCCCAATCACCGTCTACGGCGGCCTATGTCGGGAGCGACGCCTGCGCAGGCTGCCACCAGGCCGAAGCACAATCGTGGGCCGCCTCGCAGCACAAGGCGGCGATGCAGCACGCCAACGACAAGACCGTGCTCGGCAACTTCAATGATGCGAGTTTCGAATATTACGGCGTACGTTCACGTTTCTTCCGCAGGGCCGGAAAATTCCTGGTCGAGACCGACGGCGCCGACGGCAGCCTTTCCGAGTTCGAGGTCAAGTACACTTTCGGCCTCGATCCGCTGCAGCAATATCTCGTCGCGTTCCCGGATGGGCGCGTCCAGGCACTGCCGATCGCATGGGACGGTCGGCCGCAAGACAAGGGCGGCCAGCGCTGGTTTCACCTTTCGCCCAATGAGGCCATCAAGCATGACGATATCCTGCACTGGACCAAGCTGAACCAGAACTGGAATTTCATGTGCGCGGAGTGCCACTCCACCGGCTTGCGCAAGAACTACGACGCCGCAAGGGATCGCTTTTCGACGACCTGGGCGGAGATCAGCGTCGGCTGCGAGGCCTGTCACGGTCAGGGCTCGCGCCATGCCGCCTGGGCGCGAGAGCAGCAGAGCTGGTGGCCGTTTGGCAAGCAACAGGACGCCGCCAAGGGCTTGCTGGTGCGTTTCGACGAGCGGCACCGCATCTGGCCGATCGATCCGCAGACCGGAAACGCAAGGCGTTCCGCCGAACCGGCAATGCTCCGCAAGGAAGTGGAGACCTGTGGCCTCTGTCACGCACGGCGGGGTGCCTTCGACGAGAATTGGGTTCCCGGCCAATGGCTGTCGCAAACCCATGTCGTCGAGCCGCTCGCGCGCAATACCTATCATGCCGACGGGCAGATCCGCGATGTCGAGGAGCCCTATAACTATACACCCTTCAAGCAAGGCAAGATGTTTGCGGCCGGTGTCACCTGCAGCGACTGCCACGAGCCGCATAGCGCGAAGCTTCGTTTGCCGGGCGAGGGAGTCTGTCTGCAGTGCCATGCGTCCGACAAATATGCCGGCGTGACGCATCGCCAGCACGCCGACGTCGAGCCGTCGCCGACCTGTATCTCATGTCACATGCCGGTCAGGACCTACATGGTGATCGATACCAGGCACGATCACACCTTCAGGGTCCCGCGTCCCGATCTGTCCGTCACCCTCGGAGCGCCGAACGCCTGCAACGACTGTCACCGCGACAAGTCACCGCAATGGTCGGCGGCAGCCGTCGAGCGATGGTTCGGTCCGCTCCGGAAGGGCTTCCAGAATTACGGAACGGCATTCCATGCCGCCCGCACCGACCAGACCGATGCCACCGCGCTGCTTGCCGTCCTTGCGGCGGATCGCAAAGCGCCCGCCGTGGCCCGCGCCAGCGCACTCGACGAACTTGCATCGCGCGTGACGTCGGCGAACATCGCGACGGTCCGTGTCGCGCTGGCCGATCCCGATCCGATGGTGCGGATAGGCGCGCTCGACATGCTGGGCAACGTGCCCGTTGATCGGGTCTGGTCCCTCGTGTCCCCGCTGTTGTCTGATCCCGTCCGCGGTGTCCGCATCAGGGCGGTCTCCCTGCTCGCGGGCGTTCCTTCCGCAAGCCAGCCTCAGCCGGATCGTGCACGCTTCGATCAGGCGGCAGCGGAGTTCGTCGCCGCCCAGCGCGCCAATGCCGAGAGACCGGAGGCCCGCACCGCGCTCGGAGACTTCCTTGCGCGGCGCGGAGAGATGCAGGAAGCCGAGGCCGAATACAGAGCGGCCCTCAGGCTGAGCCCGCAATACGCGACGGCGGCGATCAATCTCGCCGATCTCGATCGGCAACGCGGGCGGGACGGCAACGGCGAATCCGTCCTTCGCGCCGCGCTTGCGAGTTCACCGCGCGACGCGGCGCTGCACCATGCGCTCGGCTTGACGCTGACGAGGCTGAAACGGTCCGAGGACGCGCTCAACGAGCTCCGTCGGGCGACGGAGCTGGAGCCGGACGGGCCGCGTTACGCCTACGTCTACGCCGTCGCGCTGCATTCCGGCGACCGACGCGAGGAGGCCTTGAACGTCCTGAAGGAAGCCTTACGCCGTCATCCGAACGACCTCGATATTCTTCAGGCCCTCGTCTCGTTCAACCGAATGGCCGGAGATATGGCGTCGGCGCTGAAGTACGCGGAACAGCTCGCGACTTTCCGGCCAGCTGACCAGGGTCTTACGACACTGATTCAAGAACTTCGCCGAGCCGTCCGGCCCCGCGCGCAGTGA
- the yidD gene encoding membrane protein insertion efficiency factor YidD — translation MKHSACGHCSSSVEGALRLPRRFGRALIWLYRHTLSPLVGYNCRHLPTCSVYGDEAIERFGLWAGGWMTLARLLRCHPFGTSGIDNVPLTAPQGARWYLPWRYARWRGVNAS, via the coding sequence ATGAAGCATTCAGCCTGCGGGCATTGTTCAAGTTCGGTGGAAGGGGCGCTTCGGCTCCCGCGCAGATTCGGCCGCGCGCTGATCTGGCTCTATCGGCATACGCTGTCGCCTCTGGTTGGCTACAACTGCCGGCACCTGCCGACCTGCTCCGTCTATGGCGACGAGGCGATCGAACGGTTCGGGCTCTGGGCCGGCGGCTGGATGACGCTCGCGCGGCTGCTGCGCTGCCATCCGTTCGGCACGTCCGGCATCGACAACGTGCCGCTCACGGCGCCGCAAGGCGCGCGCTGGTATCTGCCATGGCGCTATGCCCGATGGCGGGGCGTCAATGCATCCTGA
- a CDS encoding iron-sulfur cluster assembly scaffold protein yields the protein MLNDIYNKRIIELAGNIPRLGRLSDPDASATAHSKLCGSTVKIDLKMTGDTVTDFAHDVKACALGQASSSIMASRIVGSTASELRELRETVRKMLKENGAPPEGKWEEIKFLEPVRDYKARHASTLLTFDAVVDAIGQIEAKTKQPAVAQG from the coding sequence ATGCTGAACGACATCTACAACAAGCGGATCATCGAACTGGCCGGGAATATTCCGCGCCTCGGACGGCTGTCGGACCCCGATGCCTCCGCCACCGCTCACTCCAAGCTGTGCGGCTCGACCGTCAAGATCGATCTCAAGATGACCGGGGACACCGTCACCGACTTCGCTCACGACGTGAAGGCCTGCGCCCTGGGCCAGGCCTCCTCATCCATCATGGCAAGTCGGATCGTCGGGTCGACTGCGAGCGAACTCCGTGAGTTACGCGAGACTGTTCGCAAGATGCTGAAAGAAAACGGTGCGCCTCCTGAGGGAAAATGGGAGGAGATCAAGTTCCTTGAGCCGGTCCGCGACTACAAGGCGCGCCACGCCTCGACGCTTCTGACCTTCGATGCCGTGGTTGATGCCATCGGCCAGATCGAAGCCAAAACCAAGCAGCCGGCTGTGGCGCAGGGCTGA
- the folE gene encoding GTP cyclohydrolase I FolE, which yields MDAAIKSIRPGKPSDRQPESRPAELDPAEFLAAAVRADQPRPARAEAEAAVKTLLAYIGENTEREGLLDTPRRVVEAFDELYQGYHQCPAEVLDRTFGETAGYDDFVLVRDIEFTSQCEHHMMPFYGKAHIAYTPVERVVGLSKLARLTDIFARRLQTQEHLTAQIAAAIDEVLKPRGVAVLIEAEHTCMSVRGVAKHGASTFTSRFTGMFRDNPAEQARFLSLVRGTR from the coding sequence ATGGACGCTGCAATCAAATCCATCCGCCCTGGCAAACCCTCCGACCGGCAGCCCGAGAGCCGCCCGGCGGAGCTTGATCCCGCCGAATTCCTCGCGGCCGCCGTCCGCGCCGACCAGCCGCGCCCGGCGCGTGCCGAGGCGGAAGCAGCGGTCAAGACGCTGCTCGCCTATATCGGCGAGAACACCGAGCGCGAGGGCCTGCTCGACACGCCGCGCCGCGTGGTCGAGGCCTTCGACGAACTCTATCAGGGCTATCATCAGTGCCCGGCCGAGGTGCTCGACCGCACCTTTGGCGAGACCGCGGGCTATGACGATTTTGTCCTGGTGCGCGACATCGAATTCACCTCGCAATGCGAGCATCACATGATGCCGTTCTATGGCAAGGCGCACATCGCCTATACGCCGGTGGAACGCGTCGTCGGCCTGTCCAAACTGGCGCGCCTCACCGACATCTTCGCCCGCAGGCTCCAGACCCAGGAGCATCTGACGGCGCAGATCGCGGCGGCGATCGACGAGGTCCTCAAGCCGCGCGGCGTTGCGGTGCTGATCGAGGCCGAGCATACCTGCATGTCGGTGCGCGGCGTCGCCAAGCATGGCGCCTCCACCTTCACCAGCCGATTCACCGGCATGTTCCGCGACAATCCGGCGGAGCAGGCCCGTTTCCTGTCCCTGGTGCGAGGCACGCGCTGA
- the hisI gene encoding phosphoribosyl-AMP cyclohydrolase yields MSAHSHEIEEGLSFRPRFDAAGLVTCVATDVATGDVLMVAHMNEEALRKTIATGEAWYFSRSRNALWRKGETSGQTQRVVEMRTDCDQDAVWIRVEQIGAACHTGRRSCFYRKVEGEGGGAKLVFTDADRLFDPDAVYKK; encoded by the coding sequence GTGTCCGCTCACTCTCATGAGATCGAGGAAGGTCTGTCCTTCCGGCCGCGGTTCGACGCGGCAGGGCTCGTGACGTGCGTCGCGACCGACGTTGCCACCGGCGACGTCCTCATGGTCGCGCACATGAACGAGGAGGCGCTGCGCAAGACGATCGCGACCGGCGAGGCCTGGTATTTCAGCCGTTCGCGCAATGCGTTGTGGCGAAAAGGTGAGACCTCAGGTCAAACCCAGCGCGTGGTCGAGATGCGCACCGATTGCGATCAGGACGCGGTCTGGATCCGCGTCGAGCAGATCGGCGCGGCCTGCCATACCGGGCGAAGGTCCTGCTTCTACCGCAAGGTCGAGGGGGAGGGTGGAGGTGCCAAGCTGGTCTTCACCGATGCCGACAGGCTGTTCGATCCGGACGCGGTCTACAAGAAATAG